The bacterium DNA window ACGTCGATCGCATAGGTTACCCCCGTAATTTATTGATTGGGAAATCAAATACGAGCGCTGAGTTTGAACAGTATTTCTCGCAAAATAATTCAATTTTTCAGGAAATTAATAAAATTACTAAAAACAATCACCCAATCGTGAAATTAATCGAAGAAGTAAGTTGCATCCATAGGTTTGGTGCTTGCATTGAAAAGATAAATGGCCAACAAGCTTTTTGTGGAATTGGACGCATTACTCGCAGCGGCAAAGATACTCTATTATCAAAACTCCCGCATGTTGACGGGACCTGGCCTTATACAATGCACTTCAGTGCAAATATTTATCTACAGGTGCCAGAGCTTGGCGGTGAATTAGAGTTGCTCGGTGGACCAATCTTGTCTGCTGAAGAAGTTGCGCAGATAGGTCCCGAACATGAGTTCAGAGCAGATCCGAATTATTGTGCTTCCCAGCTGATTAAGCCAGAGGTGGGAGATTTAATCATTATCAATACTCGACAACCTCATGCAGTCAGGGGGTTTGAAAATGGCAAACGAGTTTCGATCTCTAGCTTTATTGGCTACGACCCAGGTCAAGCACTAAAATTTTATAGTTAGGAGAATGAAGTCATATGAAACCAAAAGAAATTGCAGGAAAATTTTACGAATATATCGCTAAAGGTGATTTGCATAGTTTATTCGATTTACTGCACGATGATATTCAATGGGAATTATTTGGTCCAAAGATCATACCCTATTTCGGAAGATATCAGGGCAAGGATGGAGTCGGTGAGTTTTTTAATGTACTTTTTAAGCATGAAGAAATTTTAGAATTTGTACCGTCTTCATATATCGAAGATAAAGAAATTGTTGCCGTTTTAGGAAGAGAAAAGTGCCGGGCAAAAAGTACAGGAAAAGAATTTTCGGCCGAATGG harbors:
- a CDS encoding nuclear transport factor 2 family protein — its product is MKPKEIAGKFYEYIAKGDLHSLFDLLHDDIQWELFGPKIIPYFGRYQGKDGVGEFFNVLFKHEEILEFVPSSYIEDKEIVAVLGREKCRAKSTGKEFSAEWVQVFRINQGKISSWCEYIDTATLADAYQAENTVDQAKN